In the Candidatus Auribacterota bacterium genome, TTCGATTTTGCGAGGCCGAGGGTCTTGTGCGTGCCGAGCGCTCCCACCTTGAGGGTGGGGATCGGGAATTCAAGATAGTCGATGGGGCTGGCGGGAGAGGCGAAGTGAAAGATATAAAAAATTTCTCCGGCGATGTAGAGATAGTCCGTCACGTTTTGCTTGATGAAGGTAAAATTCTCGTTTCCGGAGAGATGCTCTATGTTCCTGACGCTCCCCGTCAAAAGGTTATCGAGGCACACGACGGCGTGGCCTTCATCGAGTAAACGGTCGCACAAATGAGAACCGAGGAACCCCGCCCCGCCCGTCACCACACATGTCTTTTCCATCTCGCTCCTGTAAGGTGAGACGTAAAACGTGAGAGGTAAGACGTAAGAGGTGAGACGATTTTCCCTATTCCATCTTCCGTCTCCCATCTCTCATCTTTCGTCTCTCGTCTTCCGTCTTTCATCTTCCCTCTTTCGTCTCACGATGGTAATGTCAAAAGATATTGTAAAGCAACCACAGATTTCTCTGATTATTTATGCCTTTTCCGAGTAAATCAGTGGTGATTCATTTGTGGTAACATCCATATAAAAGCCGCTGTATAGAAATTCTTTTCTTTCTCCATCTACCACAGATTTATTCACCACAGATTGACGCAGACTTCCTCCCCCCCAAAAATCTTCACAACTATCTGTGCAATCTGTGGTTGCATTCAGCTCTTTCATAGAACTTTTAACACTACCCTCACGATCATTACTTAATCAAGAGTATCAACCCCACCGATACCGCCCAGAGTATGAGATCAACCATCAGCGGCCTGTCAGAGAGCAGCGTGAGTTCAGGGCTTCCGCCCCCCTCCTTATGGTGCACCAGCCACAAGTACCTGAAAATACCGTAGAGCACGAAAGGGATTGTTAAGTACAATTTGTCGCTCACATCATGCAGGGTGCGCGGGGAGAGTGTGTAGAGCACATAGGCCATCAGCGTGGATGAGGTCACCACCGCGATCATCTGGTCGAGGAGATAGGTTGAGTACTCCTCAAGAATGGGCCTGTGTTGCGGGGCATCCCCCTCAAGGAGGACGAGTTCGTGCCTGCGTTTGCTCAGTGCGAGAAAGAGCGCGAGGAGGATGGTGCAGATGAGGAGCCATGGAGAAACCTCCACGCCGATCGCCACGCCGCCCGCAACCGCCCTGAGGACAAAACCGACGGCGATCACGAGGACATCGACGATCACCACGTGCTTCAGCAGAAGCGAATAGGAGAGCAGGAGCAGGAAGTACGCGAGGGACACCACTCCGAGCGCTGTCCCGATGAGAAAGGCGGCAATAATAGACGCGATGGTCATGGACGCCGCCGCGAGGGCAGCGGTTGCCGGCCTCAGCCTCCCTGAGGCGATCGGCCGCGCCCGCTTGAGCTCATGGCATCTGTCTTCATCGATATCGACGATATCGTTAATGAGATAAATCGAGCCGGAAAGAGCGCAGAAGATCACGAATGCCATGCACACGGTCACCACGTCCTGCACGTTTGAAAATCTTCTGGAAAAGAGGAGGCCGGCGAAGATGATCAGGTTCTTCATCCACTGTCGCGGCCTCATCGCCTCCAAGATCAAAACCATGTGAACCCTCCCTCTCCCGATAATGCCCTATGCTTCTCCCTTATCCCTTTTCACTCTTCACTGTAGTAATGGTGGAGCAGACGGGATTCGAACCCGCGACCCCCACGTTGTCCCGCCATTCGGCGGGATGATGCCCCGCCTGCCAAGCGAGCAAATATCATATGGCACCATATGAGCTCTGTGGAGACGATGGGATTTGAACCCACGACCTCGGCGTTGCGAACGCCGCGCTCTCCCAACTGAGCTACGTCCCC is a window encoding:
- a CDS encoding decaprenyl-phosphate phosphoribosyltransferase → MVLILEAMRPRQWMKNLIIFAGLLFSRRFSNVQDVVTVCMAFVIFCALSGSIYLINDIVDIDEDRCHELKRARPIASGRLRPATAALAAASMTIASIIAAFLIGTALGVVSLAYFLLLLSYSLLLKHVVIVDVLVIAVGFVLRAVAGGVAIGVEVSPWLLICTILLALFLALSKRRHELVLLEGDAPQHRPILEEYSTYLLDQMIAVVTSSTLMAYVLYTLSPRTLHDVSDKLYLTIPFVLYGIFRYLWLVHHKEGGGSPELTLLSDRPLMVDLILWAVSVGLILLIK